The Hymenobacter oligotrophus genome segment TTGGTGCCCGTTAGGCTAAGCTGCACCGGCACACCGCCTAGGTGCACGGTGGCGCCTACCTCGGCCCCGAGCAAGCCGTAGCCATCGGGGGCGGGTAGGGGGTCGTAAAGGGCGCTGGGCACGCGCGTTTGGCGGCGGGTAGCACCTAGGGTTAGCTGCGCGAAACGTTGGGTGAGGCGGGCAGCGGGGCGGCCGGCCCACTCGCGGCGCACGGCCAGCTCAAAACGGTCGGCTGGTACGTACACCAAGTAATCATCGAGCCGCAGGTTGCGGGCCCGCACCAGCGCCGCTTTGCCACTCACAAGCCATCCCGCAGCCGGCGTGTAAGCTAGCGAAGCATCGAGCCCGCGGAACACGGCATCGGTTTGCTGGTAGCGCCACGGCCGAAACACGCCCTGAATGGTGGTTACCGGCTGCCCGATTACTTGGTAGATGTACCCGTCGATGTGGTTCTGGTACACCGTCAGCTCGCCGTTCAGGCGCGGGTTGGCGTGCAGCGTAGCAGTAAGGTTCAGGTTGCGGGCGGTTTCGGGCTGCAGTTGCGGCGCCCCGGCTGGGCGCGCTACGTCGTAGCCTTCCTCGTACAAGCCGTTGTGCACGCCCTGCGCGTACCGCTCGTTGGGGGCGGGGGCCCGGCGCACCAGCGCGGCATCGGCCCGCAGCGTAAAGTGCGGCGACACCTCGTACACGGCGCCCAGCGAGGCCGAGGGCGTCCAGAATTGAAAGCGCTGCCGCTCCACCCCGTAAAACAAGCTCGAATCGGCCGCGAAACCCCGGATAAGGCGTTTGGTGGCTAGGTCGCGGCGGTCGAGGCGCACCCCGGCCTCCAGCGTCAGCTGCTCGTGCTGCCACCGCTCAATAGCAAAAGCGCCGCCCACCCAGTTGTTGTAGAACGGGATGAACTGCCGGCTGCCCGGCGCGTAGCGGTTGTGCTGGTAAGTGCCGCTCAGCCCCACGGTACCGCTGAAGTTGCCTAGGTGCGGGTGCTCCCAAGCCACATCGGCCGTGGTGGTGTAGTTGAGGTAGCTGAGCTGGGGCAGGTTTTTGCGGCCGGCCGCGCTGCCGCTTCGCACCACATCGTACTCGTCGCGGTAGTCTTGCTGATGCGCTAGCGTGGCCGTAAGCTTTCCGCCGTGCCCGGTTTTCACAAAGCCCGTCAGCTTGGCCAAATCGTGGCGCACCTGCTGGTACGGCCGCGCAATGTTGTAGCCGAACGAACCCAGCCCTACGGGCCGCCCGCGCTCGGTGGCGGTTTGCAAATCGGCGAGGTTGCCCACAATGGCCGCCTGCAAAATGCCCATGCGCGCGTTGAACTGGCTGTAGAACACCTCCAGGCCATAGCTATCCTTGCGCCAACCTAGGGCGGCCGCAAAGTTTCGCTCGCGGTAAGCAGTGTTCTCGAGCCAATAATCGGGCGTGCGGGTGTTGCCGGCTTGCTTTAGGGTGCCCTGCACGCGCCAACTCAGGGCCGGCAAGCGGCGCAAATTGCCCTCAACGGTGGTGGCCACGGTAGCCAGGCCGTTGTTGCTGGCGCCCACCAAGTTCAGCTCGGCGCCCACGCCGGCCGAGTCGCGCAGGGGCTTGGGTTGCACCAGCACCACGCCGCCCACGGCATCGGAGCCGTAGCGCACGCCGGCGGCGCCTTTCACCACCGTCAGCTCGGAGGCCACAAACGGGTCGATTTCGGGGCCGTGCTCCTGGCCCCATTGCTGGCCCTCTTGCCGCACGCCGTTGTTCATGATGGCCACGCGGTTGGAGTGCAAGCCGTGGATGATCGGTTTGAACACACTTGGCCCCGTTTGGATGGCCGATACCCCGGCAATCTTTTGCAGCGCTTCGCCTAGGGCCTGGCCCCGTGTGGCTTGCAGCGCTTGCCCTGCGAGCGTGCCAGCCGCCTGCGTTTGCGGCCCAACCACCCGTTCGCCGCGCACCACGGCGCTCCGCAGCTTGATAGCGCTTGGGTGCAGGGCGAAGTTGCGCACGGTGGCAGCACCCACGCGCAGCTCGGCCTCTTCGGCTTCGTAACCCACGAAGCGAACCTGCACCCGGTAAGCACCGGCGCACACATGAAAATGAAAGTGGCCTTCCGAATCGGCTTGGGTGGCTTCCTGCGTGGGTAGCAATACTACCGTGGCGCCTGCCAGCCCTTCGCCCGATTCATGGTCCGTTACGCGGCCGGCCAACGGCAAGGTGCACGTGCTTTGGGCAGCAGCCGCACAGGCTACACCCCAGCACAGCCCCGCCCAAAGCAGGACCGCCGCAAGGCGGAAAAGCATGAAGTAGGAGGAAAGATGCCCGAATACTAAACAGGGGGCTGTGCACGTGGCTGCTACCGCCGCTAGGGTAGCTTAGGTGCACAGCACACCTAGGCCCAGCTGCTCGGCAGCCTGGGCACTCAGTAAATTAGGCGCAAGCCGGCGGGCCTCGGAGGTACGCCGTCGCGGGCGTGGCGCTTTCCCAAACCGAGTACTGCAGCGCGGCTTTCAGCGGCGCGTAGCGGTGTACTACCGGTTGCAGCACCAGCTCCGGCGTGGGCTGGAACGGCACGTCGAACAAGTGGTCGACGGGGCAGTGCTGGTGCTTGGCCGTGAGCAGGGCTTTGTAGCCACGGCCGGTGTGGGCGGCTTCCTTCTCGGTGTGCTGGTGGCGGTGCAACGCCAGTATAGCCGACTCCGGCAGCAGCACCCGCACGAAGCAGAGCAGCAGCAGAATGGCCAACTGAGAACGGAGTGCACGCATAAGCGGAGACGAAGCAGGTGCTTGGGCGGCTAATGTAAGGAGAAACCCGAAACCGCCGCAAATTTTCGTCTCCTTAACAAGCCCATGGGCATTTGGTTATGGCACAACGGGGTAGAGGCCTCGTGCGTAAATAATTACACCTTCTGATTTTCGTACCGCTACGCATTACTGCCCCATGAAACAACTTGTACAACGCTCCCTGCAACTGCTGGCCCGTTACCTGCGCGGCCACGCCCCGGTTAGCGCTCCAAGCGCGCCCGATCCTTTGTTTGTGTAGCCCTAGCGGCTGCGTCGGCAAGCGTTTAGCACGCCGTATTTCTTTTTCGCATAGGCTTTTGCTGCATCCGGCAAGTAGCTGCTTCAGGCGTTTGGCACGGCATTTTCATTTGCTGTGTCAAACGCCTGATTTACTGTGATGGATAACCTGTACTTCGATAGCCTAACGCTGTTTCACGACCCTGCTTTGCGCTTGCTGTACCACCGGTGGCGCGGCACCTACAACAGCCACTTGTTTCAACCGGCCGTGCGGCATATCCAAAGCTTGCTCGAGCAACGCAACGTGGAATACTGGATCGTCGACCTGAACGGCCTGCCCAACTTAGGGCTCGAGGATCAGTTTTGGATTAGCGCCGAGGTGCTGCCCCAAGTGGCGCAGCTGCCGCACTTGCGCCAGCTGGCCTTGGTGCTGAGCTCCAACGTGTACAACCAACTGGCGGCCGAGAGTATTTTGCACCTAGGAAACAGGCACTTGCAATTCGAGGTGCAGTTTTTCTCCGATACAGCTTCGGCTTTCGATTGGCTTATTAACCCGACGCTTGAGTCCGCAACGCCTGCCCAATTGTTGGCGGAGCAGGCAAGCCTGCGCCCGGTAGCGTAGCAGTTGGGCAGCGCCTTTGGCGGATGGCGGGCCGCTGCTAGCAGGGCAAAACTGCCAGCTTGGCAGCTTTGCGTACGGTTTGGGCAACTGGAATAAGGTTTGATTTCGGGGCGAGCAACGGCAGCCGTGTGTAGTGGGCTGCCTTTGTACCCGTCAAACACATCTACCCCTTACCTAACCGCTATGCAGGAAACCGGTAGCATCTCGATTCATACCGAGAACATCTTCCCCATCATCAAGAAGTTCCTGTACTCCGACCACGAGATTTTCTTGCGGGAGCTTGTTTCGAACGCCGTTGATGCCACCCAGAAGCTGAAGAGCCTTGCGCAGCTGGGCGAATACCAGGGCGAAGCCGGCGAGCTGAAGGTGACGGTGAGCGTCGATAAGGAGAAGCGCACCATCACCGTGTCGGACCGCGGCATCGGCATGACGGCCGAAGAGATTAAGAAGTACATCAACCAGATTGCCTTCTCCGGCGCTACCGAGTTCGTTGAGAAATACAAGGACAAAGACGCCGCGGCCAAAGACCAGATCATCGGTCAGTTTGGCCTAGGTTTCTATTCGGCTTTCATGGTAGCCAAGGAAGTCGAAATCTTCTCGAAGAGCTACAAAGAAGGCACCGAAGCTGCCCGCTGGGTGTGCGACGGCAGCACCGAGTTTACGCTCGAAACCACTGAGAAGCCCGAGCGCGGCACCGATGTGGTGCTGCACGTGGCCGAGGATAGCGACGAGTTTCTGGAAGAGGCGCGCCTGCGCGGCATTCTGGAGAAGTACTGCCGCTTCCTGCCCGTTGAAATTGAGTTCGAGGGCAACGTTATCAACCAAACGCAGCCGCTCTGGACCAAGCAGCCTTCGGAGCTGACCGACGAAGACTACACCAAGTTCTACCAGGAGCTGTACCCGTTCTCGGAAAAGCCGCTGTTTTGGATTCACCTGAACGTGGATTACCCCTTCAACCTCACGGGTATTCTGTACTTCCCGAAGGTGAAGGACGAGTTGCAACTGCAGCGCAACAAAATTCAGCTGTACTCGCGCCAGGTGTTTATCACCGACGAGGTGAAGGACGTGGTGCCCGAGTTCCTGATGCTGCTGCACGGTGTGCTCGACTCGCCCGATATTCCGCTGAACGTGTCGCGTAGCTTCCTGCAGGCCGACGCGAACGTGCGTAAGATCAACCAGTACATCACCAAAAAGGTAGCCGATAAGCTGGCCGAAATCTTCCGCAAGGAGCGCAGCTCGTTCGAGGAGAAGTGGGGCGACATCAACTTGTTCGTGAAGTACGGCATGCTGTCGGACGACAAGTTCTACGACCGTGCCAAGGACTTTGGGCTGCTGCAGAGCATAGCCGGTAAGTTCTACACCTTCAACGAGTACAAAGAGTTGGTGCAGGCCAACCAAGTGGACAAGAACGGCCAGAGCGTGCTGCTCTACACCACCGACGAAGAAGCCCAGCACGCCTACGTGGTAGCGGCCCAAGAGCGCGGATACGACGTGCTCAACTTCAACGGTCCGCTCGATCCGCACTTCATCGGCCTGCTCGAGCAAAAGCTGGAGAAAACCACCTTCAAGCGCGTTGATGCCGATACTATCAGCAAGCTCATCGAGAAAGAGGAAACCGCCGAAAGCGTGCTCTCCGACGAGGAGAAAACCAAGCTGCAGGAGCTGTTCGCCAAAGCCATCAGCAACGAGCACATGCACGTGCAGGTAGAGGCCCTGGCCCCGCAAGATGCCCCGGTTATCATCACGTTGCCCGAGTTTATGCGCCGCATGAAGGACATGCAGCGCGTAGGGAGCGGCGGTGGCATGGCCATGTTCGGCTCGCTGCCCGATAGCTACACCGTGAGCGTGAATGCCAACAACCCCGTGGCCCAGCGCGTGCTGAAGGCCGACGAGGAGGCTGCCACCAAACTGGCCAAACAAGCCTTCGACTTGGCCTTGCTGGCCCAAGGTTTGCTGAAAGGCGAGGCGCTGACCCAGTTTGTGAAGCGTAGCGCCGAGCTGCTGGCCGCCGAATAACGAGTTTTGTTCCGGAGCGAAGCCGGTCTTGCAACTGCTGCGGTTGCGGGGCCGGCTTCTTCTTTTGCTGAGCTGCCGGCACCAATCGTGCAACAAAGTGTACCTGCCGAGCTTGCCCGTCGTAGAATGCTAGTGCCGACCTAGGGCACTATCAAACCCTATCTTTACGTTTCGCTACCCAAACACCTTCCTGCCTACTTCATGCGTCCGTTTCGTCTGCCGACCACGCTCTTGCTGCTGCCGCTGATGCTGCTTGGGGCCTGCGCCAAGAAGACGGTTTCCTTCAACAGCAAGCCCGAGGCTGGCGCCGTGGCCCTGCTCGCGCCCGATAGCCTAGGTGGCACCCGCGCCGATACGCTCGCGGCAACCCGCGACACGGTAAAGGCGCCCTCGCTGAGCACGGCCAAAAAGCTCAGCAAAGAAGAGCAGCGCAAAGCCGAGGAAAAGCAGAAGGAGGCTCAGCGCAAAGCCTTGGCCAAGCGCAAGAAAAACGTGTTTCTGGGCGAGCCCATCAAAAAAGGCTTTGCCAAATCGGGCGCAAAGGGGCGCAACCAGGTAATCGAAATTTTTTACTACCTGAAGGTGCCCAAGCAGCCCAACGCTTACGCGCCCAGCAAGTGGTACTTCAACGTAGCCAAGCGCCGCATCGAGAAAACGGCCTCCGCGGCCGAAGCCGACCCGGGCAAGTACAAGGTGCTGCACGGGCCTTACAGAAAGATGCAGGGCGGCAAAGTGGTGGAAACCGGCTTTTACTACGTGGGCACACGGCACCTGCGCTGGGAGCGGTACAACAAGGAAAACATCCTGCTGAGCAAAGTGCACTACGAGCAGGGTTTCCCGCGCGATGCCCACATCAGCTACTACGACGGCGGCCAAACCATGGTGAAGGAAGTTATTCCGTACATCGACGGCAAGCTTGAGGGCGAATACGTGAGCTTTAAGCCCAACGGTCAGCTCGATTGGGCCGGCGAGTTTGAGAACGGGCGCAAAGTGGGCACCTGGACGAAGTACTGGGGCTTCCGCAACCGCCGCCACTACGAATACCAGTACGGCGACTCCGGCTTCGACCCGGAGCAAGAGCCTGTGCTCGTGAAGGAGTACAACCGCAACGGCGTGCTGATTTACGAGAAAGACAAGCTCGACAAGCGCGCCGAAGACTCCCGCAATTCCTTGGCCCCGCGGCGCAACTAGGCACCTAGGCGCACAGGCTCAGAACGCGTCCTCAAACGCCTCCACCCGAAAGCCTGCCGAGTTGGGCGTAAGCGCCACAATATCAAAGCGAATGTCGGCCTGCCAATTGTGGCTGATGATGAATTGCTCGGCGGCGCGCCGGATGCGCTGCTGCTGCGCCGGCGTTACGAACGTTTCGGGGTAGCCGTAGCGCAAATCGGTGCGCACCTTCACCTCCACAAACACCAAGCGGCGGGTGCCGTCCTGCACAATCAGATCTACCTCGCTGCGGCGGTAGCGGTAGTTGCGCGCCACCACGGCGTAGCCTCGCTCGAGGTAGTAGTTGGCAGCGGCTTGCTCGCCGGTGGCACCTAGGGCAGCAGAAAGCATAAATGGCGTGCGGTGGACTTGGTTACGGTGCTTGCCAACGCTTACTCGGGCCGCGAAGTAAAGGTTTGGCAGCCCCTTGTAGCCAGTACCGCAAACGCAATACGGCAACCAAGGGCCATCAACCGCTAATAAGGCGTTACTTTTGTAGGCGACAACGCTTTCGACCTGCCGCTTGCGTGGTTGAGTTAAAAGCGCTGCAAATCCTCTGAGCTATGGAACCTGAACTGTATTCGGCCTGCGCGCAACCGGTGGCTGCGGCTGTTTCGCACCCCGAGCCGGCTGGCGTTGCCGCAACGGCCAATACGCGCGTGGTGCTGCAGCGCTTAGGTCGCGTAGCTTACGCTCCTACTTGGCAGTACCAAGAGGAGTTGCTGGCCAATTCGCTGGCCGTCAAAACGCGCAACCGCCTGGCCGAAGGCAGCGGAGCCCAGCCCGAAAGCACGCCCAACCACCTGCTGTTCTGCGAGCATCCGCCGGTATACACCCTGGGCAAAAGCGGCAAGCCCGAGCACTTGCTGCTCGACGAAGCCGGCCTGGCCGCGCACGGTGCCACCTACCACCACATCAACCGCGGCGGCGACATTACCTATCACGGCCCCGGGCAATTGGTGGGCTACCCTATTCTCGACCTAGAGAACTTCAAGCCCGATATTCACCATTACCTCCGCACGTTGGAGGAGGCCGTTATCCGCTTGCTGGCCGAGTATGGCTTATCGGCCGGGCGCATTCCGGGCCTTACCGGCGTGTGGCTCGATTTTGAAGAAGGCGCCCCGAACCCGCGCAAAATCTGCGCAATGGGCGTAAAGTGCAGCCGCTGGGTTACCATGCACGGCTTTGCGCTCAACGTCAACACCGACCTTTCGTATTTCGGCTACATCGTGCCCTGTGGCATTACCGACAAAGCCGTGACCTCGCTGCAGCAGGAACTCGGCCGCGAAATACCCTTGCGCGAAGTAGAAGACCGTTTGCTGCCCCATTTGGCTGAGCTGCTGGGAGCTGAAATTGTTGAACCCACCGCATGAAAGAAGACATCAAATTTGACCCCGTAGAAGGCGTTTCGGTAGCCATTGTTCCCGACGAGGCCGCCGCCGTAGAGGTAGGCAAACCGGGTTGGTTGGTGTATTTGCTCAACCATAACCGCTTCCCGCTCGAAAACGTCATCATTAGCTCCAATGGCTACGGCCTCGATGCCGACGGCCACGACGTGCGTACCTCAACGCTTCGGCACCACTTCCCGGAAATCGAGGCGTACTCGGCTGTGCCCATCGAACCCATCGACCCAGCTCTGTTTCACCTGAATAACCAGTACTGGGTGAGCTACTACATCGGCGGCCAGATTTTTGATAAGAAATTCATTTTCGTACCCGATTCCATCGTGGCCGATAACCTTATTCCGATTGCCCTGCTCGGCCGCGAGGGCGTGCTGCACAGCTAGCCGCCTTCGGTCGCTGTTGCGTAACTTTACTCGTCTCACTCCCGACATATGACTCCAAACGGCATAACGCTGGGGCTGGCCTTCTTGTGGGCCTTTTTGGTGGCGTTGTTCGCCGTGCCTTCGGTGATTTACATTGCTCACCTCAAAAACATGCTCGATTTGCCTAACAAGCGAACCGTGCATGCTTTGCTGACCCCGCGTCTGGGCGGCGTGGCCATTTTTGCCGGGTTCATGTCGGCCCTTACCATCTTCGCCGACCTAGGCAATGGCATTCAGCAATTGCTGGCAGGTTGTATTGTGCTGTTTTTCGTAGGCCTCAAAGACGACCTTGTATCCATCTCGCCGGCCAAAAAACTGGTTGGCCAGTTGCTTGCCACGGGCATCGTCATGTTCATGGCCGATATCCGCATTACCAGCTTTCAGGGCATTTTTGGAATCCACGAGCTGCCCGATGGCATTAGCTACGCGTTTACTTTCCTGGCCATTGCCGGCATCACCAACGCCATCAACCTGATCGACGGCCTCGACGGGCTGGCGGGCTCCATCGTTCTCATCATCGTCAGCACGTTCGGCTACTACTTCCACCGATACGGCGGCTCGGCGTTCGGCAACTACGTGTTCGTATCGGTGTGCGTAATTGGTGGTATGCTGGGCTTTTTGCGCTATAACTTCCACAAAGCCACCATTTTCATGGGCGACACCGGTTCGCTGCTTTGCGGATTTATTGTTTCGGTGCTCACCATCCAGTTCATTCAGATGGGGCTGCACACCAGCCAGCCCTTCGACGCGGCTAACCCAGCCGTAGCGGTTGGCATTCTGTTCGTGCCGTTGTTCGATACGCTGCGCGTATTTACCGTGCGCGTGCTCAACGGTACGTCGCCCTTCACCCCCGATAAGAACCACATCCACCACCGAATTCTGGCAATGGGTTTCCAGCAAATCAGCACAGTGCTGCTGCTGGCCTTGCTCAACCTCGTGGTCATTCTGTTTGTCATCAACTTTGGCTACCTAGGCAATACCTTGCTCATTGCAGGGTTGATTGCTTTTTCGTTGTTGTTGAGTGTATTCCTTGGAACATACCGCAGCCGCAGCGCGCAGCAGCGAGTCGCCTCGTAAGGCCTGGGGCAACACTTGGTGGGCGTGGTTGCTGGCGCTGCTCTTGAGCATCGGGCCGAGGCTGCTACATGCCGTTGAGTACCGCCCTTTGCCGCCAGCGCCGCCCGTAGGCCTAAGCAACGATTGGCTTATTTACGATGCGGCCGGCAACAAACTGGTGTTATACCTACCTGGGTACCACCCGCCAGCTCGTGCGTACTACCAATGGGTAGCAGTACGGCCCAACCAGCCCTTTCGCATAAGCTTTGCGGCGCGGCAGGATTTGGCCCTTTTTGTTGATAACCAATTAATTTTCCGGGCGGAATCGGCAGGCAATTACACACTCGATTTGACCCAGTTGCTGCCGAAGCCCATTAGCTACGGGCAGCATTTGCTATGCGTGTGGCACCCCGCGGCCGCCCCCGATTACGTTTCGTTTTCCAGCGCTTTGCCTGCCGAGGCAAAGACCAGCTCTTTTGCCACGGCCAACTGGTGGAAGCCGCAACTACGCGCCTCAGTTCACCAAGGCGAAAACGTATTTCTCTGCTTTCTGATTCTTATTGGGCTGATGTACGGCGCCATTCGCACCGTGTACCGCCCGGGGTTCGCGCGCATCTATGAGTTGTGGAGCAATGTCCCAGGCGAGCAAAATTTTCTGACGCGGCCCACTATTACGTGGCTCAACGTGCTGCTTATATTATTATTCTCGCTTTCGTTTGGGCTGCTGATCGTCGCAATCCATACCAACGTCCAGAATATCGTTATCCTGAAGCAGCTTTTTTCAGTTTCCGAATCGGGCCTGGTTGTACGCGTTATCCTTTACGCGGTGCTGGTATCTGTATTCGTGTTCGCTAAAGCCGTTTATATCGCTTTAATGGGTTATATATTCGATTTATCATCTTTAGTCTTAGTTCAGTATAGAGAGTTTGTTCGCAGCCTGCTGTTCATGGGGTTATTTCTTCCCATTGTGATGCTGCTGTACCTAGTACTGAATCAATCTTGGCCTGAAGGCGTGTTGTGGGTGTCTAACGGCGTGGTTTCTACCATGTTGCTGGCCACCGTTTTTAGGGTTGGCCGCACGCTTAACCGTCGCATGTCACTGCTAAATCTGCATTTGTTTTCGTACCTTTGCGCCACCGAAATCATCCCCTTGACTGTGTTGCTCAAGTTGTTGGTTATCACGTATTGAGTGAACGGCTCCTTGTTCTTTCGTCCACAGCTCCATTTCGTATCGCTTAAGCTTTACTTTCTTTAACCTCACATGGCTGAGAGCACAGACAAGCCGGGTACCGGTCGGCACGCCAAGCGCATTCGCAGCATCTTGGTTACGCAACCTAAGCCAGCCAATGATGTGTCGCCGTACTTTGCCATTGCCGAGAAATACGGCATCAAAGTAGATTTTCGCGAGTTCATCCAAGTCGATCCGGTTTCGTACAAAGACTTCCGCAAGGAAAAGGTTAACATCCTGGATCATACGGCTATTATCTTTACTAGCCGCAACGCCGTTGACCATTTCTTCCGCATTTGCCAAGAGGCTAAGCTGGAGATGCCGGCCGAAATGAAGTACTTCTGCATTTCGGAGCAAACTGCTAATTACCTGCAGAAATACATCGTGCTGCGCAAGCGCAAGCTATTTGTCGGCCTGCGTACGGCTGTCGACCTTTTCGATGTAATTAAGAAGCACAAGAACGAAAAGTTCCTGTATCCGTGCTCCGACATTCGCAAGGATGACATCCCTGAGTTTATGCGTGCCAACGGCTTCAAATTTTCCGAAGCCGTGATTTACCGCACCGTAGCCAGCGACTTGTCCGATCTGTCGGATGTGAAGTACGACTGCATAGCCTTCTTCAGCCCGTCCGGCATTAGCTCTCTGTTTGTCAACTTCCCTGACTTTGTGCAGGATGGCACGCGCATTGCCGCTTTTGGCCCTACTACGGCCAAAGCCGTACGCGACGCCGGGTTAGAGCTCGACATTGAAGCGCCACTGCCTAATGCGCCGTCCATGACGGGGGCCATCGAGGCCTACATCCGCTACCACCACGGTGCCGAAATAGCCAAGGAGCAAGCGCGCAATAACAAACAAAAAGCATAGCGCGTTTAACTGCCAACGACGAGCGGGGAGCATAACATAATAAGTGTGCTCCCCGCTCGTTTTTTCGGGGCATTTGGGCAAGGTTGTATTTTCAATACATTTGAAAGTACATACCTTATTTTCGCCATCTGCCGTAGCCACGCATACTTACAGCAGCAGTCTTTTATGAAGAGAAATCTACTTGCTACGCTTGTGCTGTCGGCTGTAGCTGGCTCTGCTGTAGCACAGCAGCAGCCGCAGTTTAGCCATTATCCTTTCAACGGGATGTACCTGAACCCAGCCTATGCCGGCATCAAGGGTCAGGGTGAATTCATTTCGATTTATCGATACCAGTACTTCAATTACAAAGCTACCCTCGACGAAGGCGGCGAGCCGAAAACGTTTATGCTGTCGGGCTCCTTGCCGGTGCGGGCCCTAGGTGGCGGCATTGGTTTCAATGCCTATCGGGACGAAATAGCCCAGTCCGATATTACATCGTTTTCCCTTTCGTATTCAAAGCATTTCAAGATCGGAGACGAAGGCCTCCTAGGTGTCGGGCTTCAGGGTATATACAACAACTGGCGGCGGGGTGGGTACCGCGCTGTCGACGAGTTCGACCCGAGTATCCCCGACAACAGCTCCGACAACAAGTTCGATGCTGGCGCGGGCGTTTGGTACGAGTCGCCGCGTTGGTATGCCGGTTTCAGTGTTAATAATCTGCTGCGTTCGCAGTACCGCTTCCAAAGCGTACCGGATAGCCTAGGCAATAGCCAAGGCAAACAAGCCAGGGCAACGGCCGAAAATCACGCGTATCTGAGCGTAGGTTATAACTTCGAGCTAACCGACGAGATTACCTTAACGCCGTCGGCCATTGGCAAACTGGTGTTGCCGGGGCGTTTTGGCGACAGCAAAAAGTTTTCACTCGATAACAACTCGTTCGAGGCAAACGTACGGGCCACCTACAACGACAAGTATTGGGGCGGGTTTGGCTATCGTTACGGAGAATCTTTTATTGGCATGGTGGGCGGATCCATACTAAAAGATAACGCTCTTCGGATTGGTTATGCGTTTGATTTAATTGCATTTAATCAGGATGCTCGTGCATTCAGTTCGCACGAAATAATGATTTCTTACCGGCTGCCTAAGCCGGGCTTAGCGATCCGCCCAGCCATCCGTACGCCGCGGTACAGCTTCTAATTGAAGGCTAATTGATGGAACTATTGGTTCGTTAAGTACCTTTGCAAAGGTATTTTGACCCAAGTGTAATAACGCAAGGCACTCAGACGTTTAACCAGCTGCCTAATCGGTTATGAAACAAACCGATGGCCTTTGGTTAAACGCTTGTTTGCGAAAAGCTTTGTCGCTAAATTTGCCAAGCGCAAAATTGTAATCTTTGGGTATCGCCGCCTGAACAGTCACTTTCACCCTCACATGAACAAGTTTCTTGGTTTGCCCCTCATTGCCTGCGTGGCCTTGATGCTGGGGGCTTGCAGCTTCGGCAAAGGCCCCACCGGCGACCTGGTGGGCGCTGAAGACCGTCCGGAATTTAACCCGCAGGAAGTGCCTTTTGGCATGGTGCCCTGCCCCGGCGGTACCTTCCACATGGGTCAAACCGACGAGGACATTGCTGCCTCGAT includes the following:
- a CDS encoding MraY family glycosyltransferase; the protein is MTPNGITLGLAFLWAFLVALFAVPSVIYIAHLKNMLDLPNKRTVHALLTPRLGGVAIFAGFMSALTIFADLGNGIQQLLAGCIVLFFVGLKDDLVSISPAKKLVGQLLATGIVMFMADIRITSFQGIFGIHELPDGISYAFTFLAIAGITNAINLIDGLDGLAGSIVLIIVSTFGYYFHRYGGSAFGNYVFVSVCVIGGMLGFLRYNFHKATIFMGDTGSLLCGFIVSVLTIQFIQMGLHTSQPFDAANPAVAVGILFVPLFDTLRVFTVRVLNGTSPFTPDKNHIHHRILAMGFQQISTVLLLALLNLVVILFVINFGYLGNTLLIAGLIAFSLLLSVFLGTYRSRSAQQRVAS
- a CDS encoding DUF4271 domain-containing protein — encoded protein: MEHTAAAARSSESPRKAWGNTWWAWLLALLLSIGPRLLHAVEYRPLPPAPPVGLSNDWLIYDAAGNKLVLYLPGYHPPARAYYQWVAVRPNQPFRISFAARQDLALFVDNQLIFRAESAGNYTLDLTQLLPKPISYGQHLLCVWHPAAAPDYVSFSSALPAEAKTSSFATANWWKPQLRASVHQGENVFLCFLILIGLMYGAIRTVYRPGFARIYELWSNVPGEQNFLTRPTITWLNVLLILLFSLSFGLLIVAIHTNVQNIVILKQLFSVSESGLVVRVILYAVLVSVFVFAKAVYIALMGYIFDLSSLVLVQYREFVRSLLFMGLFLPIVMLLYLVLNQSWPEGVLWVSNGVVSTMLLATVFRVGRTLNRRMSLLNLHLFSYLCATEIIPLTVLLKLLVITY
- a CDS encoding uroporphyrinogen-III synthase; amino-acid sequence: MAESTDKPGTGRHAKRIRSILVTQPKPANDVSPYFAIAEKYGIKVDFREFIQVDPVSYKDFRKEKVNILDHTAIIFTSRNAVDHFFRICQEAKLEMPAEMKYFCISEQTANYLQKYIVLRKRKLFVGLRTAVDLFDVIKKHKNEKFLYPCSDIRKDDIPEFMRANGFKFSEAVIYRTVASDLSDLSDVKYDCIAFFSPSGISSLFVNFPDFVQDGTRIAAFGPTTAKAVRDAGLELDIEAPLPNAPSMTGAIEAYIRYHHGAEIAKEQARNNKQKA
- a CDS encoding PorP/SprF family type IX secretion system membrane protein → MKRNLLATLVLSAVAGSAVAQQQPQFSHYPFNGMYLNPAYAGIKGQGEFISIYRYQYFNYKATLDEGGEPKTFMLSGSLPVRALGGGIGFNAYRDEIAQSDITSFSLSYSKHFKIGDEGLLGVGLQGIYNNWRRGGYRAVDEFDPSIPDNSSDNKFDAGAGVWYESPRWYAGFSVNNLLRSQYRFQSVPDSLGNSQGKQARATAENHAYLSVGYNFELTDEITLTPSAIGKLVLPGRFGDSKKFSLDNNSFEANVRATYNDKYWGGFGYRYGESFIGMVGGSILKDNALRIGYAFDLIAFNQDARAFSSHEIMISYRLPKPGLAIRPAIRTPRYSF